One genomic region from Pyxicephalus adspersus chromosome 1, UCB_Pads_2.0, whole genome shotgun sequence encodes:
- the LOC140328148 gene encoding inhibin beta B chain-like → MTSQFQREGIFLYLLTLLGAWAASTQGGRRSECPSCGVQDKDVMIEVAKQQILQKLHLKERPNITHPIPRGAVVNALRKLHLTKPRMDGLFGSSNWDSDGDTSETDQQSYEIISFAETDYNKSSTKLTFQFARDNEQNVHVLQGHLWVFLKSNMTGQDSQTIRLHMIQEPQGSRTLVSQKYLEPGWSGWQTFSLKQILQDFFDEENKSLKLELDCEGCQNMPFMVNPNDSHQPFLVAQAKVKERSHHIAKRSLKCDQNSNLCCRKDYYVEFKDIGWNDWIIKPEGYQINYCMGLCPMHVAGAPGMAASFHTTVFNLIKANNIHTAVSSCCVPTKRRPLSMLYFDRNNNIVKTDIPDMIVEACGCS, encoded by the exons ATGACTTCTCAATTCCAGAGAGAAGGTATCTTTCTTTATCTGCTTACTCTGCTAGGTGCTTGGGCAGCATCTActcaaggaggaagaagaagtgaATGCCCTTCCTGTGGAGTTCAAGACAAAGATGTGATGATTGAAGTGGCTAAGCAACAAATTCTTCAGAAGCTCCATCTAAAGGAGAGGCCCAACATCACCCATCCAATTCCCAGAGGGGCGGTGGTCAACGCACTGCGCAAGCTGCATTTAACCAAGCCACGTATGGATGGTCTGTTTGGGTCCTCAAACTGGGACAGTGATGGTGATACTTCTGAGACAGACCAACAGAGCTATGAGATTATTAGCTTTGCAGAAACAG ATTACAACAAATCCAGTACAAAGTTGACATTCCAATTTGCCAGAGACAATGAGCAAAATGTACATGTTCTTCAGGGTCATCTGTGGGTCTTCCTTAAGTCAAACATGACTGGTCAAGATAGCCAGACTATTAGATTGCACATGATCCAAGAGCCACAGGGTTCCCGCACCCTCGTCAGTCAAAAATACCTGGAGCCAGGATGGAGTGGTTGGCAAACATTTTCCTTAAAACAGATTCTCCAGGACTTCTTTGATGAAGAGAATAAAAGTCTGAAACTAGAACTAGATTGTGAGGGCTGCCAAAATATGCCATTCATGGTCAATCCCAACGATTCCCACCAGCCTTTTCTGGTAGCTCAAGCAAAGGTAAAGGAACGGAGCCATCACATTGCAAAAAGAAGCCTAAAATGTGACCAAAACTCCAACCTTTGCTGCAGGAAAGACTATTATGTAGAATTCAAGGACATTGGGTGGAATGACTGGATCATAAAACCTGAGGGGTACCAGATCAATTATTGCATGGGGCTTTGTCCCATGCATGTGGCTGGTGCACCTGGCATGGCTGCCTCATTTCACACCACCGTTTTTAATCTCATTAAAGCCAACAATATTCATACAGCAGTGAGCTCTTGTTGTGTACCAACCAAAAGACGGCCATTGTCCATGCTATACTTTGATAGAAATAACAATATTGTAAAGACTGATATCCCTGATATGATTGTTGAGGCATGTGGATGCAGCTAG